Proteins from a genomic interval of Candidatus Babela massiliensis:
- a CDS encoding FAD-dependent oxidoreductase, which yields MENNFSKVFMFLCLLNFSNHLADCSYDLNLIKDKINIIPLAVLGTGPAGLSAGIYGARSGLHTVVFHGPTPLGQLKDGILVENWPCVNKDSGLNIMNNLEHQAKSFGTYLVNDTIKEVDFSTWPFKLHSQEDPNRYYYALSLVIATGATPKRLGVKNEDKYWIKGILSCPLCDAHLIKDQHAVVIGGGDSAVERILQLAPYAKEITLILRSEKVRAIHDMYKKIKDLPHVKILFNKDIESFEGDGNKLTGVNIIDTKTGEKSIVKTNWVFLSIGFDPNSSVFKDQLNLDPDGYINHDSLTQETNIKGIYAAGNVCDRIYKQASTASGDATKAAANAVKFLSDLDMSPELKKIVKQNSYYPVQEDILKIESIASQKQLDEIINKREPVLIEFYSPLCSLCKSMKKTIGAIAYKYKDKMKFYKVDILKNRELTKNYNIGVVPEFLFFKDGKLIGSRSQELSRVQLIEFIELSLKS from the coding sequence ATGGAAAATAACTTTTCAAAGGTATTTATGTTTTTATGTTTATTAAATTTTAGTAATCATTTAGCAGATTGCTCCTATGATTTAAATTTAATAAAAGACAAAATCAATATCATTCCATTGGCTGTCTTAGGAACCGGTCCAGCAGGGTTAAGTGCGGGAATTTACGGAGCTCGCTCTGGATTACATACGGTAGTTTTTCATGGTCCTACTCCATTGGGTCAATTAAAAGATGGAATATTAGTTGAGAATTGGCCTTGTGTTAATAAAGATAGTGGTCTTAATATCATGAATAATTTAGAGCACCAAGCAAAGAGCTTTGGAACTTACTTAGTTAATGACACTATAAAAGAAGTAGATTTTTCTACTTGGCCATTTAAATTGCACTCTCAAGAAGATCCAAATCGTTACTACTATGCATTGTCATTAGTTATAGCAACAGGAGCAACCCCGAAAAGATTAGGAGTTAAAAATGAAGATAAATATTGGATTAAAGGAATATTATCTTGTCCTCTTTGTGATGCTCATTTAATTAAAGATCAACATGCAGTAGTGATAGGTGGAGGTGATTCAGCCGTTGAACGTATATTGCAACTTGCTCCTTATGCAAAAGAGATAACTTTGATTTTACGGTCTGAAAAAGTTCGAGCAATACATGATATGTACAAAAAAATCAAAGATTTACCTCATGTTAAGATTTTATTTAATAAAGATATAGAAAGTTTTGAAGGAGATGGTAATAAATTAACAGGTGTTAATATAATAGATACTAAAACTGGTGAAAAATCTATTGTTAAAACAAATTGGGTATTTTTATCAATAGGATTTGATCCTAATTCATCAGTATTTAAAGATCAATTAAATTTAGATCCTGATGGATATATTAATCATGATAGTTTAACACAAGAGACAAATATTAAGGGCATTTATGCGGCAGGTAATGTATGCGATAGAATTTATAAACAAGCAAGCACGGCATCTGGTGATGCGACTAAAGCAGCAGCCAATGCTGTAAAATTTTTATCAGATCTTGATATGAGCCCAGAATTAAAAAAGATAGTTAAACAAAATTCTTATTATCCTGTACAAGAAGATATTCTAAAAATAGAATCAATCGCGTCGCAAAAGCAGTTAGATGAAATTATTAATAAAAGAGAGCCAGTATTAATAGAATTTTATTCTCCCTTATGTTCTTTATGTAAATCTATGAAAAAAACCATTGGAGCAATTGCTTATAAATATAAAGATAAAATGAAGTTTTATAAAGTAGATATCCTTAAAAATAGAGAACTTACTAAGAATTATAATATAGGTGTAGTTCCAGAATTTTTATTTTTTAAAGATGGGAAACTGATTGGTAGTAGAAGCCAAGAATTAAGTAGAGTGCAATTAATTGAATTTATAGAATTATCTCTTAAATCATAG
- a CDS encoding ankyrin repeat domain-containing protein, whose product MKILIYLSIITLTFSLSNCMQKSEQDILHDKLCAFASMNADKIKEILESRETFDINYKCSNNDTPLHIAVKTGQVKIIDLILNYNIKSWYNFFGLGLYYPADINVQNNQGNTPLHEAAKATTIKFVTSAQHLLDNSHHDIDVNIKNNEENTALHVLVKSFFERKKSQSQELIDKKIKLINKLIEKGAQIDLKDKTGNTALHLALKTCNVEMLDTLVRGMQNQRMCINLNVQNNNDETPLHIAARYCKVNAKDIVNLLLNYGADVNIYNILSLRPLDVAILKDNKEVVEAILYNQGQVSNLNINEQIGENITIEKEYKHIFSGGETALHLATYIGNQYIINLLLNAGIDRTIRNNEGLTAEDITKKKHSYLIHSLQSFSATLPALSSK is encoded by the coding sequence ATGAAAATATTAATATATTTATCTATTATTACTCTAACTTTTAGTTTAAGTAATTGTATGCAAAAGAGTGAACAAGATATTTTACATGATAAATTATGTGCCTTTGCCTCAATGAATGCTGATAAGATAAAGGAGATATTAGAATCCAGAGAAACTTTTGATATAAACTATAAGTGTTCTAATAATGATACTCCATTACATATAGCAGTTAAGACAGGTCAAGTGAAAATAATAGATTTAATCCTTAATTATAACATTAAAAGCTGGTACAATTTTTTTGGTTTAGGTCTTTACTATCCAGCAGATATTAATGTACAAAATAATCAAGGAAATACTCCTTTACATGAAGCTGCAAAAGCAACTACCATTAAGTTTGTTACTTCTGCTCAACATTTATTAGATAACTCTCATCATGATATAGATGTAAATATAAAAAATAATGAAGAAAACACAGCTTTACACGTATTAGTAAAATCTTTTTTTGAAAGAAAAAAATCTCAATCTCAAGAGTTGATTGATAAGAAAATTAAATTAATTAATAAATTAATAGAAAAAGGGGCACAAATAGATTTGAAAGATAAAACGGGCAATACAGCTCTACATTTGGCACTTAAGACTTGTAATGTAGAGATGTTAGATACTTTAGTCCGCGGTATGCAAAATCAAAGGATGTGTATAAACCTAAATGTTCAAAATAATAATGATGAAACCCCTTTACATATAGCTGCTAGATACTGTAAGGTTAACGCTAAAGACATAGTAAACTTACTTTTAAATTATGGAGCAGATGTCAATATATATAATATTCTTTCTTTAAGACCTCTTGATGTTGCCATACTTAAGGATAATAAAGAAGTAGTAGAAGCTATACTTTATAATCAGGGACAAGTGTCTAATCTTAATATAAATGAGCAAATAGGTGAAAATATAACCATAGAGAAGGAATATAAACACATATTCTCTGGTGGAGAAACTGCTCTACATTTAGCTACTTATATTGGTAATCAGTATATAATAAATTTATTGCTCAATGCAGGAATTGACAGAACCATAAGAAATAATGAGGGTCTCACAGCAGAAGATATTACTAAAAAAAAACATAGCTATCTTATTCATTCCTTACAATCTTTCAGTGCAACTTTACCCGCTCTTTCAAGTAAATAA
- a CDS encoding alpha/beta superfamily hydrolase, with the protein MFKNKFFIFLLCFYVYNINALNVLVHGTLFPGLSHLVRMFDIPLGMNTAHALNKSYAHGRMIHLLSQNSPIFSIDSFYTFGWSGKLSFNARKLAALDLYRELKSLKLSLKDPNESINLICHSHGGNVALLLTEIVQEYQDNEFFIDRLILLATPVQKATENYVSNVIFKKVYLFYSEGDLTQVLDPQGLYYSSKNEEKQIPLFSKRVFSPTPNLKQARVLVDDYDPKHIDFIWKDILIKSLDKMIQLLDREDHKIISMINISEDGTPELILS; encoded by the coding sequence ATGTTTAAAAATAAATTTTTTATATTTTTATTATGTTTTTATGTATACAATATTAACGCCTTGAATGTTTTAGTACATGGAACTTTATTTCCAGGTTTATCTCATTTAGTCCGTATGTTTGATATTCCTTTAGGAATGAATACCGCACATGCTCTAAATAAATCATACGCTCATGGTCGTATGATTCATTTATTAAGTCAAAATTCTCCAATATTTTCAATAGATTCTTTCTATACTTTTGGCTGGTCTGGGAAATTGAGTTTTAATGCTCGCAAATTAGCAGCGCTTGATTTATATAGAGAATTAAAGTCTTTAAAACTTTCTTTAAAAGATCCTAATGAATCTATTAATTTAATTTGCCATAGCCATGGTGGTAATGTTGCTTTATTATTAACCGAGATTGTTCAAGAATATCAAGATAATGAATTTTTTATCGATAGATTAATTTTATTAGCAACTCCTGTGCAAAAAGCTACTGAGAATTATGTCTCCAATGTTATCTTTAAAAAAGTATATCTTTTTTATTCTGAAGGAGATCTAACACAAGTCCTTGATCCTCAAGGTTTATACTACAGTTCAAAAAATGAAGAAAAACAAATACCTTTATTTTCAAAAAGAGTCTTTAGCCCAACTCCCAATTTAAAACAAGCAAGAGTTTTAGTTGATGATTATGATCCTAAACATATAGATTTCATTTGGAAGGATATATTAATAAAATCACTTGATAAAATGATACAATTACTTGATCGTGAGGATCACAAAATTATCAGTATGATCAACATTTCTGAAGATGGTACTCCTGAATTAATTTTATCATAA
- a CDS encoding alpha/beta fold hydrolase: MKIKVQSNIELYVKDIGKGQPILFIHGWPFNHTQYEYQFNRFLELGYRCIAVDMRGAGKSDAPWEALSSKNTLYTYDTFADDIKKVIDDLELKNIILVGFSIGGAMVLHYLAKYSCYQVSKALLLGAAAPLFTKREDFNFPSFDKASVDKLVEDIKYDRPKAVADFANNVFHKEVSLPFRDWIQQMCMSMDANATIKWLISLRDFDLRSDMSKVNVPTAIFHGKNDKICPFELGQTLHKNIKSSKLVIFEESGHGLWHDELEKFNTEFINFIKQ; encoded by the coding sequence ATGAAAATTAAAGTTCAATCAAATATCGAGCTATACGTAAAAGATATTGGCAAAGGTCAACCCATTTTGTTTATACATGGTTGGCCTTTTAATCATACACAATATGAATATCAGTTTAATCGATTTCTTGAATTAGGATATCGTTGTATAGCAGTAGATATGCGGGGAGCAGGAAAATCAGATGCACCATGGGAAGCATTAAGTAGTAAAAATACGCTATATACTTATGATACATTTGCTGATGATATAAAGAAAGTAATAGATGATCTTGAGCTTAAAAATATAATATTAGTAGGTTTTTCAATTGGTGGAGCCATGGTCTTACATTATTTGGCAAAATATAGTTGTTATCAGGTTTCTAAAGCTCTACTTTTAGGAGCAGCCGCTCCGTTGTTTACTAAAAGAGAAGATTTTAATTTTCCTTCATTTGATAAAGCTAGTGTAGATAAGTTAGTAGAAGATATTAAATATGATCGACCAAAAGCGGTAGCTGATTTTGCAAATAATGTTTTTCATAAAGAAGTAAGTTTGCCATTTAGAGACTGGATACAACAAATGTGTATGTCCATGGATGCTAATGCAACTATAAAATGGCTGATAAGCTTACGAGATTTTGATTTAAGATCAGATATGTCTAAAGTTAATGTACCAACTGCAATATTTCATGGTAAAAATGACAAGATATGTCCTTTTGAATTAGGTCAGACTTTACATAAAAATATTAAGTCTTCAAAGTTAGTTATTTTTGAAGAAAGTGGTCATGGCCTCTGGCACGATGAACTTGAAAAATTTAATACAGAATTTATAAATTTTATTAAACAATAA